A single genomic interval of Oryza sativa Japonica Group chromosome 7, ASM3414082v1 harbors:
- the LOC4344042 gene encoding dirigent protein 5, translating into MAAWSMASLMIVAAIFLLSLTSASVVHGRSSRRRFVRSYDEPCMEMRLYLHDILYDYSNSTTNSTSAAATKPTALSTAVSSPGYFFGRVVVFNDPMTEGRALPPSLEETAVRAQGLYLLDKKDDFSAWFAFSIVFNSTARRGTLNLMGADPNAATRDISVVGGTGDFLMSRGVATLRTDAIEGFKYFRVQMDIKLYECYV; encoded by the coding sequence ATGGCAGCTTGGTCCATGGCGTCTCTGATGATCGTCGCCGCCATCTTCCTGCTCAGCCTCACCTCGGCGAGCGTCGTCCATGGCcggagcagcaggaggaggttCGTCAGGAGCTACGACGAGCCGTGCATGGAGATGAGGCTCTACCTCCACGACATCCTCTACGACTACAGCAACAGCACCACCAActccacgtcggcggcggccaccaaGCCGACGGCGCTGAGCACCGCCGTGTCGAGCCCCGGCTACTTCTTCGGCAGGGTGGTGGTGTTCAACGACCCGAtgacggaggggagggcgctgccgccgtcgctggaGGAGACGGCGGTGAGGGCGCAGGGGCTCTACCTTCTCGACAAGAAGGACGACTTCAGCGCGTGGTTCGCCTTCTCCATCGTGTTCAACTCCACGGCGCGCCGCGGCACGCTCAACCTCATGGGCGCCGACCCCAACGCCGCGACGAGGGACATCTCCGTGGTGGGCGGCACCGGCGACTTCCTCATGTCGCGCGGCGTCGCCACCCTTCGCACCGACGCCATCGAGGGATTCAAATACTTCCGGGTGCAGATGGACATCAAGCTCTACGAATGCTAcgtctga
- the LOC4344040 gene encoding novel plant SNARE 13 yields MASDVPMSPELEQVDGEIQDIFRALQNGFQKMDKIKDSNRQSKQLEDLTGKMRECKRLIKEFDRILKEDEKKNSADVNKQLNDKKQLMIKELNSYVTLRKTYQSSLGNKRIELFDTGNDQVAEDNTVQMASEMSNQQLMDAGRKQMDQTDQVIERSKKVVAQTVEVGSQTAAALSQQTEQMKRIGNELDSVHFSLKKASQMVKEIGRQVATDKCIMAFLFLIVCGVIAIIVVKIVNPHNKNIRDIPGLAPPAQNRKLLSIESFGSL; encoded by the exons aTGGCGAGCGACGTGCCCATGAGCCCCGAGCTGGAGCAGGTGGACGGCGAGATCCAGGACATCTTCCGCGCGCTCCA GAATGGGTTCCAGAAGATGGACAAGATCAAGGACTCCAACAGGCAGTCCAAGCAGCTGGAAGATCTCACCGGGAAGATGAGGGAGTGCAAGCG CTTAATCAAAGAATTTGATCGTATTCTCAAAGAGGATGAGAAAAAGAACTCGGCTGATGTCAACAAGCAGCTAAATGATAAGAAGCAGCTGATG ATCAAAGAATTGAATTCCTATGTCACATTGAGGAAAAC GTACCAAAGCAGCCTGGGTAATAAGAGGATTGAACTATTTGATACTGGTAATGATCAGGTGGCCGAGGACAACACTGTTCAAATGGCATCAG AAATGTCAAATCAACAACTCATGGATGCCGGAAGGAAACAGATGGACCAAACAGATCAAGTTATTGAGCGTTCGAAAAAG GTTGTTGCACAAACCGTTGAAGTTGGATCTCAAACTGCTGCAGCTCTATCACAACAA ACAGAACAAATGAAGAGAATTGGCAATGAGCTAGACTCGGTTCACTTTTCACTGAAGAAGGCTAGCCAAATGGTGAAAGAGATTGGTCGCcag GTTGCAACTGACAAATGCATCATGGCATTCCTATTTCTGATAGTCTGTGGTGTGATTGCAATCATTGTTGTTAAG ATTGTCAACCCTCACAACAAGAACATCAGAGACATCCCAGGACTGGCACCACCTGCGCAGAACAGGAAGCTCTTGTCCATAGAATCTTTCGGAAGCCTCTGA
- the LOC107281646 gene encoding dirigent protein 5-like: MQATWSKASLIVAAIFLVAGLLLSSATVVHGGGGGRRFVRSYDEPCKEMRLYFHDILYDFSNSTANSTSAVVASPAALLRAAKNTTIFGTTVVFNDPMTEGTSALPPSLEETAVRAQGLYLYDGKAASTLNAWLAFSVVFNSTARRGTLSLMGAVSFITATRDISVVGGTGDFFMSRGVATLRADAVEGFTYFRLLMDIKLYECYI, from the exons ATGCAAGCTACTTGGTCCAAGGCGTCTCTGATCGTCGCCGCcatcttcctcgtcgccggcctcctcctcagctCGGCGACcgtcgtccatggcggcggcggcggcaggaggttCGTCAGGAGCTACGACGAGCCGTGCAAGGAGATGAGGCTCTACTTCCACGACATCCTCTACGACTTCAGCAACAGCACGGCCAACTCGACGTCGGCGGTggtcgcctcgccggcggcgctgctgAGGGCGGCGAAGAACACCACCATCTTCGGCACGACGGTGGTGTTCAACGACCCGATGACGGAGGGGACGagcgcgctgccgccgtcgctggaGGAGACGGCGGTGAGGGCGCAGGGGCTCTACCTCTACGACGGCAAGGCGGCGTCGACGCTGAACGCGTGGCTCGCCTTCTCCGTCGTGTTCAACTCCACGGCGCGCCGCGGCACGCTCAGCCTCATGGGCGCCGT gtctttcat CACCGCGACGAGGGACATCTCCGTGGTGGGAGGCACCGGCGACTTCTTCATGTCCCGTGGCGTCGCCACGCtccgcgccgacgccgtcgaggGATTCACCTACTTCAGGCTGCTGATGGACATCAAGCTCTACGAATGCTACATCTga
- the LOC4344041 gene encoding serine/threonine-protein kinase haspin homolog, whose protein sequence is MATTRDLSAIDMAREAAAPGRTAGKASAPSGHHHAGARGGGGDLWSEIMASGGGGGAARIGVVYGRRRAAQEASRPRGAVDVRGVAAGEKRASFEPSKRTSWNRSLSIRGRESILFAPGTKIQPQQNPCRAQKRPPKPGNRVKRTFGGPPDLKKEKAYFEEVDAFELMEESPSPKNFGTWARGMEQNYIVHDLSAILERWKISKLAKFAASRPLFDIMETPVVPSVRSDCSLHDSCRTPEKDRGSRTNPMRRTIPSGLSDKTSIFTSFSELKIKEEPDDSSIPSLSAEAMTAFAQLLLVCNQSAPITLAEAFSTYCTPGSIVKLGEGTFGEAFRAGSTVCKVVPFDGTSLVNGETQKKAEEVLEEVLLCLTLNNLRADRGDNVKENSCHGFIETKDFWVCQGPYDPSLICAWEDWDAKCCSENDHPNDFSNEQCYIVFVQADGGRDLEKFALLDYNEACSLLVQVTAALAVAESACEFEHRDLHWGNILLDRDETQDKNHTMGFTLQGKNMCTRTFGLNVSIIDFTLSRINTGDAILFLDLSTDPALFEGPKRDKQAETYRKMKQITNDYWEGSFPKTNVVWLIYLVDIVLQKRYSTFTSKDDRELRAFKKRLAKYDSAKDCLTDSFFSDLLLSDEDAQPSTA, encoded by the exons ATGGCGACTACTCGAGACCTCTCGGCGATCGACATGGCGAGAGAAGCCGCGGCACCAGGGCGCACCGCGGGGAAGGCCTCCGCGCCGTCGGGACACCACCACGCgggcgctcgcggcggcggcggcgacctgtgGTCGGAGATCATggccagcggcggaggcggaggcgcggccCGCATCGGCGTGGTgtacgggcggcggcgggcggcgcaggAGGCGTCGAGGCCGAGGGGCGCCGTCGATGT gagagGCGTTGCGGCCGGCGAGAAGAGGGCGAGCTTTGAGCCGAGCAAGAGGACCAGCTGGAACCGGTCGCTCTCCATCAG AGGACGGGAAAGTATCCTTTTTGCTCCTGGAACAAAAATTCAACCTCAGCAGAATCCTTGCAGAGCACAGAAAAGGCCACCAAAGCCGGGTAACCGAGTG AAAAGAACTTTTGGGGGGCCTCCTGACTTGAAGAAAGAAAAGGCTTATTTTGAAGAAGTTGATGCTTTTGAACTGATGGAGGAGAGCCCTTCACCTAAGAACTTTGGCACTTGGGCGAGAGGAATGGAGCAGAATTACATTGTGCATGATCTATCTGCAATACTGGAGAGATGGAAAATCTCCAAGCTTGCGAAATTTGCAGCATCCAGGCCCTTGTTTGATATCATGGAGACCCCAGTTGTACCATCAGTCCGTAGTGATTGCAGTCTTCACGACAGTTGTAGAACCCCTGAAAAGGATAGGGGGTCTAGAACAAATCCTATGAGAAGAACAATCCCTTCAGGGCTCAGTGACAAAACCAGCATTTTTACATCCTTTAGTGAGCTTAAGATTAAGGAAGAACCTGATGATAGCAGCATTCCATCATTGAGTGCTGAAGCTATGACTGCCTTTGCTCAACTCCTTTTGGTTTGCAATCAATCTGCACCTATAACCCTAGCTGAAGCGTTTTCCACTTACTG TACACCAGGCAGCATTGTGAAGCTTGGTGAAGGAACATTCGGTGAGGCCTTCAGGGCTGGTAGTACTGTCTGTAAAGTGGTTCCCTTTGATGGAACATCACTAGTTAATGGAGAGACCCAAAAG AAAGCAGAAGAAGTTCTTGAGGAAGTTTTGCTTTGTCTAACACTAAATAATCTAAGAGCAGACCGGGGTGATAATGTGAAAGAAAATTCATGCCATGGTTTCATTGAGACAAAAGA TTTTTGGGTTTGTCAAGGTCCATATGACCCTTCACTTATTTGTGCTTGGGAAGATTGGGATGCCAAATGTTGTTCTGAGAATGATCATCCAAATGATTTTTCGAATGAACAA TGCTATATTGTCTTTGTGCAAGCTGATGGTGGGAGAGACCTTGAAAAATTTGCTTTGCTTGACTACAATGAGGCTTGCAGTTTATTGGTTCAA GTCACTGCTGCTTTAGCTGTTGCTGAAAGCGCGTGCGAATTTGAACATCGAGATTTGCATTG GGGTAACATTCTATTGGATCGAGATGAAACACAAGACAAGAATCATACAATGGGTTTCACTCTTCAAGGGAAAAACATGTGTACTAGAACTTTTGGTTTGAACGTCTCAATAATTGATTTTACGCTTTCTCGGATCAATACAG GTGATGCTATCCTCTTTTTAGACCTGTCAACGGACCCTGCCTTATTTGAAGGACCAAAACGAGATAAGCAG GCAGAAACATACCGAAAAATGAAACAGATTACCAATGATTACTGGGAGGGCAG CTTTCCAAAGACAAACGTCGTATGGCTAATTTATCTTGTCGATATCGTACTGCAGAAGAGATACTCC ACATTTACTTCCAAAGACGACAGGGAGCTCCGAGCGTTCAAGAAACGCCTAGCCAAGTATGATTCCGCTAAAGATTGTCTCACTGATTCTTTCTTCAGTGACCTATTATTGTCCGACGAGGATGCACAGCCCTCTACAGCCTGA